From the Comamonas odontotermitis genome, one window contains:
- a CDS encoding sensor histidine kinase: MRFSPFPEDGPEKLHLAAPTGPSRERRRILRACVWLAAGYCVAIIFLTTVMRGFLGGERYELTAARMTLFALAPVLIMAVSLALLWSRSRSLRSMAAQSVALSLGAACIFGLLDQSLNVYESQQVAFDLSDFSYNMLYGSALVFGWCCLLVAYLFSADLMERERRMHAWREEAMNAQMRALRYQINPHFLFNTMNALAGLMEERAVDQARTMLLSLSSYLRATLTLDPSAAIPLEEEVAMQQRYLDIEQERFSDRMRVSINVPASLGKTLVPALVLQPLVENAVKHGVCSMPGPVEIAVSARADEDQLLLVVENDFCPLTGRISHGTGIGLRNVRERIALQFPQKAALTTETVGEGRRFRVTVCLPLRWG, encoded by the coding sequence ATGCGATTTTCGCCCTTTCCCGAAGATGGCCCCGAGAAACTGCATTTGGCTGCTCCAACGGGACCGAGTCGGGAGCGGCGCAGAATTCTGCGGGCCTGTGTCTGGCTGGCTGCCGGGTACTGTGTAGCCATCATTTTCCTCACGACGGTGATGCGTGGCTTTCTGGGGGGCGAGCGTTACGAGCTGACTGCCGCCCGAATGACGCTGTTCGCCCTTGCTCCGGTTCTGATCATGGCTGTTTCGCTGGCCTTGCTGTGGAGCAGGAGCCGCAGCCTTCGCTCCATGGCTGCCCAGTCCGTTGCACTGTCGCTGGGGGCCGCATGCATTTTTGGTCTTCTGGATCAAAGCCTCAATGTCTATGAATCGCAGCAGGTTGCATTCGACCTGAGCGATTTCAGCTACAACATGCTGTACGGTTCAGCACTGGTCTTTGGCTGGTGCTGCTTGTTGGTTGCGTATCTGTTCAGCGCCGACCTGATGGAGCGCGAGCGGCGCATGCATGCCTGGCGCGAAGAGGCGATGAATGCCCAGATGCGCGCACTGCGCTACCAGATCAACCCGCATTTCTTGTTCAACACCATGAACGCGCTGGCGGGATTGATGGAAGAGCGGGCGGTGGACCAGGCACGGACGATGCTGCTGTCTCTTTCCAGCTATCTGCGTGCCACGCTCACGCTGGACCCTTCGGCGGCTATTCCTCTCGAGGAGGAGGTTGCGATGCAGCAACGGTATTTGGATATCGAGCAGGAACGGTTTTCCGACCGCATGCGGGTGAGCATCAATGTGCCTGCCTCACTGGGAAAGACGCTGGTGCCAGCGCTGGTGTTGCAGCCTCTGGTGGAAAACGCGGTCAAGCACGGTGTCTGCAGCATGCCCGGGCCGGTGGAGATTGCGGTGAGCGCACGCGCGGATGAAGATCAGTTGCTACTGGTGGTGGAAAACGACTTCTGTCCTTTGACGGGTCGAATCAGCCATGGCACAGGCATTGGCCTCAGAAATGTGCGCGAGCGTATTGCGCTGCAATTTCCTCAAAAGGCCGCACTGACCACGGAAACCGTGGGTGAGGGACGGCGGTTTCGCGTCACGGTCTGCCTGCCTCTGCGCTGGGGTTGA
- a CDS encoding sugar transporter, whose amino-acid sequence MTESSPLTRQQAWLGVIALAMGAFVFNTSEFVPVGLLSDIGASYGMTTERVGLMLTIYAWIVALTSLPCMLLTKNVERRKLLMGVFALFVVSHGVSAIAWNYPVLLASRMGIALAHAVFWSITASLAVRIAPEGKKPQALGLLATGTTLAMVLGIPLGRVVGEALGWRTTFGGIGLVALAVMLVLWRLLPLLPSENAGSARSIPMLFKRPALSATYALLIVMVTAQFTVYSYIEPLIQRVAGLSNDVTTWVLLLYGGMGIVGSVLFGAMGLRWPRGFLLVAMAVLTACLWLLLPSTQWSLALYAVCAVWGVSMLCMVLPLQAKVLRLASDATDVGMSLFSGLFNVGIGAGALLGSQIGTHWGLQYLGPVGGGIAVAGVLWCAFASWYWVGTFAPKPQR is encoded by the coding sequence ATGACTGAATCTTCTCCTCTGACCCGCCAGCAAGCCTGGCTGGGTGTGATCGCCCTGGCCATGGGCGCCTTCGTCTTCAATACCAGCGAATTTGTACCAGTGGGCCTGCTCAGCGACATTGGCGCGAGCTACGGCATGACCACCGAGCGCGTCGGCCTGATGCTGACCATCTACGCCTGGATCGTTGCCCTCACTTCCTTGCCCTGCATGCTGCTGACCAAGAATGTCGAGCGCCGCAAGCTATTGATGGGCGTGTTTGCCTTGTTCGTTGTCAGCCACGGCGTATCTGCCATTGCCTGGAACTACCCGGTACTGCTCGCAAGCCGCATGGGCATTGCACTGGCGCATGCGGTGTTCTGGTCCATCACCGCGTCGCTGGCCGTGCGCATTGCACCTGAGGGCAAGAAGCCCCAGGCGCTGGGCTTGCTGGCCACGGGAACGACCCTGGCCATGGTGCTCGGCATTCCGCTGGGCCGCGTGGTGGGCGAAGCTCTGGGCTGGCGCACCACCTTTGGCGGCATCGGCCTGGTTGCCCTGGCAGTGATGCTGGTGCTGTGGCGTCTGCTGCCACTGCTGCCCAGCGAAAACGCAGGTTCGGCCCGGAGCATTCCGATGCTGTTCAAGCGCCCAGCCCTGTCAGCCACCTATGCGCTGCTGATTGTGATGGTGACCGCGCAGTTCACCGTGTACAGCTATATCGAGCCCTTGATCCAGCGTGTTGCGGGGCTGTCCAACGACGTCACCACCTGGGTCCTCTTGCTGTATGGCGGCATGGGCATTGTGGGCAGTGTGCTGTTCGGCGCCATGGGCCTGCGCTGGCCGCGCGGTTTTCTGCTGGTGGCCATGGCGGTGCTGACGGCCTGCCTGTGGTTGCTGCTGCCCAGCACGCAATGGTCGCTGGCACTGTATGCGGTGTGCGCAGTGTGGGGTGTGTCCATGCTGTGCATGGTGCTGCCGCTGCAGGCCAAGGTGCTGCGCCTCGCCTCGGACGCCACCGATGTGGGCATGTCGCTGTTCTCGGGCCTTTTCAATGTCGGGATTGGCGCTGGCGCCTTGCTCGGCAGCCAGATCGGCACGCACTGGGGCTTGCAGTACCTGGGGCCGGTGGGTGGTGGTATTGCCGTGGCAGGGGTGCTGTGGTGCGCTTTTGCCAGTTGGTACTGGGTGGGTACCTTTGCGCCAAAGCCGCAGCGTTGA
- a CDS encoding LysR family transcriptional regulator, protein MEDLNRMAVFATVVEQGSMSAAARTLGTTASAVSQHIRQLEAQSGLPLLQRTTRKHSLTEAGQRFYAQCAVMLQAARQARAELEAEREEPIGELRIAAVLGLAAPLGRALAPLLHAHPQLRLQLLLDDAHTDLVSERIDLAVRLGSLPDSTWVARPLGRLPWWICAAPSLLAPQAQLPEHPRQLGALPWIVRNTGKVLVTELRLQHPATGATAQLHTTPRIICNQQQGLQQLCSEGLGLARLFSLDVAEPVESGQLLRLLPDWDCGSLDIWAITPQRHALPARVRLALAALQAHFAPLAM, encoded by the coding sequence ATGGAAGACCTCAATCGCATGGCCGTGTTCGCCACCGTGGTGGAACAGGGCTCGATGAGCGCCGCCGCCCGCACGCTGGGCACGACGGCCTCGGCCGTGAGCCAGCACATCCGCCAGCTGGAAGCGCAATCGGGCCTGCCTCTGCTGCAGCGCACCACCCGCAAGCACAGCCTGACCGAGGCAGGGCAGCGCTTCTATGCGCAGTGCGCCGTCATGCTGCAGGCGGCCCGCCAGGCCCGCGCAGAGCTGGAAGCCGAACGCGAAGAGCCGATTGGCGAACTGCGCATTGCCGCCGTGCTGGGCCTCGCCGCCCCCCTGGGCCGCGCGCTGGCCCCCCTGTTGCATGCCCACCCACAGCTGCGCCTGCAACTGCTGCTGGACGATGCGCACACCGATCTGGTCTCGGAGCGCATTGACCTGGCCGTGCGCCTGGGCAGCCTGCCTGACTCCACCTGGGTGGCTCGCCCCCTGGGCCGCCTGCCCTGGTGGATCTGCGCGGCGCCCAGCCTGCTGGCCCCGCAGGCCCAGTTGCCCGAGCATCCTCGGCAACTGGGGGCCCTGCCGTGGATCGTACGCAACACCGGCAAAGTCCTAGTGACCGAGTTGCGCCTGCAGCACCCTGCCACGGGAGCCACCGCGCAGTTGCACACCACGCCACGCATCATCTGCAACCAGCAACAAGGCCTGCAGCAGCTGTGCAGCGAAGGCCTGGGCCTGGCCAGGCTCTTTTCGCTGGACGTTGCCGAGCCCGTGGAGAGCGGCCAGTTGCTGCGTCTGCTGCCCGACTGGGACTGCGGTAGCCTGGACATCTGGGCCATCACGCCGCAGCGGCACGCCCTGCCGGCGCGCGTGCGCCTGGCACTGGCGGCGCTGCAGGCACACTTTGCGCCGCTGGCCATGTAA
- a CDS encoding NAD(P)-dependent oxidoreductase, protein MQVALIGATGFVGAAVLNELLQRGHEVVALARQPEKIAAQPHLKVVQADVMDAQAVRSAVAGSDAVLSAYNAGWTNPHIYDDFMRGSRAIAEGVKAAGIRRYLVVGGAGSLFVNGQQLVDSPEFPAAIKPGASAARDMYTELQKEHSLDWTMLSPAVGFHGGSAAQAQGRTGKYRTGRDEPLMQADGQSGDISVQDLAVALVDALEQNTHLQQRFTVAY, encoded by the coding sequence ATGCAAGTCGCACTGATTGGCGCCACCGGATTTGTCGGCGCTGCCGTATTGAACGAGCTGCTGCAACGCGGCCACGAAGTGGTGGCGCTTGCGCGTCAGCCCGAAAAAATCGCCGCGCAGCCGCACCTGAAAGTGGTGCAGGCCGATGTGATGGACGCCCAGGCCGTGAGAAGCGCGGTGGCTGGCAGCGACGCCGTGTTGAGCGCCTACAACGCGGGCTGGACCAATCCGCATATCTACGACGACTTCATGCGCGGCTCACGCGCCATCGCGGAAGGCGTCAAGGCCGCAGGCATCAGGCGCTATCTGGTGGTGGGCGGCGCAGGCAGCCTGTTCGTCAACGGCCAGCAACTGGTGGATTCGCCCGAGTTTCCTGCAGCCATCAAACCGGGAGCCAGTGCGGCGCGTGACATGTACACCGAGCTGCAAAAGGAGCACAGCCTGGACTGGACGATGCTCAGCCCTGCCGTGGGTTTTCATGGCGGGTCTGCGGCGCAGGCACAGGGCCGCACGGGTAAGTACCGCACCGGCAGGGACGAGCCGCTGATGCAGGCGGACGGCCAGAGCGGCGATATCTCGGTGCAGGATCTGGCGGTGGCGCTAGTGGACGCGCTGGAGCAGAACACGCATCTGCAGCAGCGGTTTACCGTGGCCTACTGA